A region of Maniola jurtina chromosome 7, ilManJurt1.1, whole genome shotgun sequence DNA encodes the following proteins:
- the LOC123866589 gene encoding uncharacterized protein LOC123866589, whose amino-acid sequence MIFLPKTRLPLSWFRCAAKTQRAQCGRFFRQGWTLTRYRNMSSRYLVTFLCISCLIYNQATARPVRKTLNFNMFVLQPHEGTPDRSILATDGVSRFGPILEYLVQRVQGLMSVRLPPEEASYHTDEKVPDVSENEVDGVQTKMPGVVVRPSRVKPGTYDVEIDVVVDDEQPNKID is encoded by the coding sequence ATGATCTTTTTGCCGAAGACCCGTTTGCCGTTATCTTGGTTTAGATGCGCGGCAAAAACGCAGCGAGCGCAGTGTGGACGCTTCTTCCGTCAAGGTTGGACGCTGACGCGATACAGGAACATGTCTTCCCGATACCTTGTTACCTTCCTTTGTATATCGTGCTTGATATATAATCAGGCAACAGCCAGGCCGGTTCGAAAAACTTTAAATTTCAACATGTTCGTGCTCCAACCACACGAAGGAACCCCTGATCGATCTATCCTAGCGACTGATGGTGTGTCAAGGTTTGGACCAATTTTGGAATACTTGGTGCAACGCGTCCAAGGACTTATGTCGGTTCGTCTGCCACCTGAAGAGGCGAGTTATCATACAGACGAAAAAGTACCTGATGTCTCAGAGAATGAAGTTGATGGTGTACAAACCAAGATGCCAGGAGTAGTTGTCCGACCTTCTCGCGTAAAACCTGGGACCTATGATGTGGAGATCGATGTGGTAGTCGATGATGAACAGCCGAATAAAATCGATTGA
- the LOC123866584 gene encoding uncharacterized protein LOC123866584, whose protein sequence is MLRFGTFLAVAVVLTAAAPPGGDSNNFIALDISPEEAQQYLNNLPFAEPKLSNRIATLPLVRYDDPRFRSAEAGPTLGHYWRNGHEIENPEDFVEEVYNAVQYHGQDGLGAYAYGYETPESAKVENRVRSGDVTGSYTFKGENDELIKVRYWSDGEGFHQEDNIPKVVLKPVEEAEDVRQARLAHEKAWQEAAAAARQNPDPLGEYYNNYNNKQYDYQPAASELSDSVVAAPGQAREGKAYYNPQGQPPSYPSSPKPDKYEEPEPTGPPRGFFYKIEYPVSINVPKNPENNVPSNYGKAVPL, encoded by the exons ATGCTACGTTTCGGAACTTTTTTGGCGGTTGCC GTGGTGCTAACCGCGGCCGCACCTCCAGGTGGCGACTCCAACAATTTCATAGCGCTGGACATCTCCCCCGAGGAGGCCCAGCAGTACCTGAACAACCTTCCCTTCGCGGAACCCAAGCTGTCTAATCGCATTGCTACATTGCCTTTG gTTAGGTACGACGACCCTAGGTTTCGCTCGGCCGAAGCCGGCCCCACACTCGGCCACTACTGGAGAAATGGTCACGAAATCGAAAACCCTGAGGACTTCGTCGAAGAG gtATATAACGCAGTTCAATACCACGGTCAAGACGGCCTAGGCGCTTACGCATACGGCTATGAGACCCCCGAGTCCGCGAAGGTCGAGAACAGGGTCCGTTCTGGTGACGTCACTGGCTCCTACACCTTCAAGGGCGAGAACGACGAACTTATCAAG GTCCGCTACTGGTCGGACGGCGAAGGCTTCCACCAGGAGGACAACATCCCCAAGGTGGTCCTGAAGCCAGTGGAAGAGGCTGAGGACGTGAGACAAGCTCGCCTCGCCCACGAGAAAGCCTGGCAGGAGGCCGCCGCTGCTGCTCGCCAGAACCCTGACCCACT GGGAGAGTACTACAACAACTACAACAACAAGCAGTACGACTACCAGCCAGCGGCGTCCGAGCTGAGCGACTCCGTGGTCGCAGCCCCCGGCCAGGCGCGCGAGGGCAAGGCATACTACAACCCTCAGGGCCAGCCGCCGTCCTACCCATCCTCGCCTAAACCCGACAAGTATGAAGAACCTGAACCCACT GGTCCCCCACGTGGATTCTTCTACAAAATAGAATACCCCGTGTCCATCAACGTCCCCAAGAACCCTGAAAACAATGTCCCCAGTAACTACGGCAAAGCTGTACCTCTCTAA
- the LOC123866586 gene encoding uncharacterized protein LOC123866586, whose product MCGTQIRCILLTVMCLEVSIVFSAPLLQLLQPYQRIPMPPSQPNLQQQLLELQTMQQFSPMHQYGMNQLRPFIILLPDQPANINFNPIPKISDRIEHESNSKTKQDVKTKTKDEDEDSVVIDAEPIPILEEQRVFLLIPNGNRGLIGDFISAIPFLPIEINVPDTISWAYDGISSGISGIISIIGSRFPFQRPQEVVSMKNANFKSIVNDFQMKNNINNIRPLIIMPLGGLSRPITPFVL is encoded by the exons ATGTGTGGAACACAGATTAGGTGTATATTATTAACAGTGATGTGCCTGGAGGTATCAATCGTGTTTTCAGCACCGTTGCTACAATTATTGCAACCATATCAGAGGATACCGATGCCACCTTCCCAGCCGAATCTTCAACAACAGTTATTGGAACTGCAAACGATGCAGCAGTTCAGTCCAATGCATCAATACGGAAT GAATCAACTTCGGCCATTCATAATTTTACTTCCCGATCAACCCGCAAACATAAACTTCAACCCGATACCAAAAATAAGCGATCGTATCGAACACGAATCCAACTCGAAAACGAAACAAGACGTCAAAACTAAAACAAAAGACGAAGATGAGGACTCAGTAGTTATAGATGCTGAACCAATACCTATACTTGAAGAACAAAGAGTTTTTTTACTAATACCAAATGGGAATAGAGGTTTAATTGGAGACTTCATATCGGCTATCCCATTTCTGCCGATAGAAATAAATGTCCCTGATACAATATCTTGGGCTTACGACGGTATTTCCAGTGGAATTTCAGGTATCATATCAATAATCGGCTCAAGATTTCCGTTCCAAAGACCGCAGGAAGTAGTGTCAATGAAGAATGCTAATTTTAAGTCAATAGTTAAtgattttcaaatgaaaaataatataaataatattagaccGCTAATAATTATGCCCTTAGGGGGTTTAAGTAGACCGATTACACCTTTTGTATTGTAA